A genomic stretch from Neodiprion fabricii isolate iyNeoFabr1 chromosome 3, iyNeoFabr1.1, whole genome shotgun sequence includes:
- the LOC124179186 gene encoding protein decapentaplegic-like, whose translation MHMSLLLRLVLAAVGVLLAGGGAAFADTVEVVGAGERNRAIAGVEASLLSLLGFAKRPRPSGSAHVPESLKKLYIRQSAIGMADIARPGIHARSSNTVRSFAHVESKVDEKFQSPHRFRLSFDLSSVPLQETLHAAELSLSRVALVASDEDAEGSRYQRILIHDIVLPGVRGRSKPILRLVDSKLVDTRENSSVPLDVHPAVERWIQNPAHNHGLLVEVLGAKRRKEEHVRLRRSVGEDAESWTANRPFLFTYTDDGKNEAASANRIMERRAKRAAVRKNRRRDGRENCRRHPLYVDFADVGWNDWIVAPPGYDAFYCHGDCPFPLADHLNSTNHAIVQTLVYSTNPNSVPKACCVPTALTSISMLYLDEENKVVLKNYQDMAVLGCGCR comes from the exons ATGCACATGTCGCTGCTGCTGAGATTGGTGTTAGCGGCAGTGGGTGTGCTGCTAGCGGGCGGGGGTGCAGCCTTTGCGGATACGGTGGAAGTCGTCGGAGCCGGCGAACGCAACCGAGCCATCGCTGGTGTCGAGGCTAGCCTCCTTTCCCTTCTGGGCTTCGCGAAGAGACCCAGGCCGTCGGGATCTGCTCACGTGCCGGAGTCACTTAAGAAATTATATATTCGCCAGAGTGCCATTGGAATGGCGGACATAGCGAGGCCCGGCATACACGCTCGATCCTCCAACACAGTTCGCTCCTTCGCTCACGTAG aGAGCAAGGTCGACGAGAAATTCCAAAGTCCGCACAGATTTCGACTGTCGTTTGACCTGAGCAGCGTACCGTTACAAGAGACGCTGCACGCTGCGGAGCTGAGCTTGTCGCGGGTCGCCCTGGTGGCATCCGACGAAGACGCGGAAGGCTCGAGGTACCAGCGCATCCTCATCCACGACATCGTCCTGCCTGGGGTCCGGGGTCGGAGTAAACCGATCCTCCGATTAGTGGACAGCAAGCTTGTCGACACGAGGGAGAATTCATCGGTGCCTCTGGACGTGCATCCGGCGGTCGAAAGGTGGATACAGAATCCGGCCCACAACCACGGCCTCCTGGTTGAGGTTCTTGGAGCTAAACGGCGGAAGGAGGAGCACGTGAGGCTCAGGCGAAGCGTCGGCGAGGACGCCGAGTCCTGGACGGCTAATAGGCCGTTCCTCTTCACGTATACCGACGACGGTAAGAACGAAGCCGCATCGGCTAATCGGATAATGGAAAGGCGCGCGAAGCGGGCGGCTGTCAGGAAAAACCGGAGGAGAGACGGGCGGGAAAATTGCCGGCGACACCCGCTCTACGTGGACTTTGCGGACGTCGGATGGAACGATTGGATAGTCGCACCGCCCGGTTACGACGCGTTCTACTGCCACGGCGACTGTCCGTTCCCCCTTGCCGATCATCTCAATTCGACGAATCACGCAATAGTGCAAACCCTTGTCTACTCGACGAACCCGAACAGCGTACCGAAGGCCTGCTGCGTGCCCACAGCCCTGACTTCCATATCCATGCTCTATCtcgacgaggagaacaaggtggtGCTAAAAAATTATCAGGACATGGCTGTCCTCGGGTGTGGGTGCCGCTGA